The Oryza glaberrima chromosome 9, OglaRS2, whole genome shotgun sequence genome includes a window with the following:
- the LOC127784583 gene encoding FRIGIDA-like protein 3 — MSDMESMTALMESTGSKLQLLQRAFAELESQSAVSLNLKWKQLEDHFHGLEQSLKKKFDELKEQEKEFEETVTKSEQMLEQQEAAVMAKELTSLERLQQKRDAALAMIFGKSKLNLSMPVINPISKSVSNNAVLNGNIASLWPKPATAHGAYLQDGNTAVKPRSQLVILCEEMNVNGLHKFISDNRKDLTSIREEIPVALRGATDPYGLVLASLEDFYFGDNLILDGKKDGNLLGVRRTCLMLMESLAQLQTDATTGFISKGQMLTASIKERAKKIALEWKSKLDSLDFDASNGNCLEAHAFLQLLATFAIFSEFAEDELCKLLPSVSRRRQTPELCRILGLSQNMPGVIGVLIENGRTIDAINLAYAFELTDQFEPVELLKAYLKEVKSMSHVKTGKMSPGVQNEINERELSALKAVIKCIEEHKLDEKYPIDPLQRRVIQLEKAKADKRRAVEAGKPQSKRPRANGSVYAPHITSFSDKSFYQAAAPQRHSYPYERQYVYGAEAHHHPTMISSAPYGMSPAHTTYYGNGYQVQYQVPYIH, encoded by the exons ATGTCCGACATGGAGTCCATGACAGCCCTTATGGAGTCTACAGGCTCCAAGCTGCAGCTGCTTCAGCGTGCATTTGCCGAGCTTGAGAGCCAGAGTGCTGTTTCATTGAACTTAAAGTGGAAGCAACTTGAGGACCATTTCCATGGCCTTGAGCAGTCGCTTAAGAAAAAGTTTGATGAGCTGAAAGAGCAGGAAAAGGAGTTCGAGGAGACAGTCACGAAATCGGAGCAGATGCTTGAGCAACAAGAGGCTGCTGTCATGGCAAAGGAACTGACTTCTCTTGAAAGACTGCAGCAGAAAAGGGATGCTGCGTTGGCTATGATCTTCGGCAAGTCAAAGCTGAACTTGTCTATGCCTGTAATCAACCCAATCAGCAAATCTGTGAGTAACAATGCTGTGTTAAATGGCAACATCGCTAGCCTGTGGCCCAAACCTGCAACTGCGCATGGTGCATACCTGCAAGATGGAAACACTGCTGTGAAGCCTCGTTCTCAACTTGTTATCCTCTGTGAAGAAATGAATGTTAACGGGCTTCATAAGTTCATATCAGACAATCGCAAAGACTTAACATCCATCCGTGAGGAAATTCCCGTTGCACTTAGGGGAGCAACTGATCCATATGGCTTGGTGTTAGCTTCTCTAGAAGACTTCTATTTTGGAGACAATCTTATATTGGATGGTAAAAAGGATGGAAACCTTCTGGGTGTACGGAGGACGTGCCTCATGTTGATGGAATCACTTGCTCAGCTGCAAACTGATGCTACTACTGGTTTCATATCAAAAGGCCAAATGCTTACTGCTAGTATTAAGGAGAGAGCGAAAAAGATAGCGCTTGAGTGGAAATCCAAGTTGGATAGCCTTGACTTTGATGCTAGCAATGGGAACTGCCTGGAAGCACATGCGTTTCTTCAACTCCTGGCTACCTTTGCTATATTTTCTGAATTTGCGGAAGACGAGCTGTGTAAGCTTCTCCCATCAGTCAGTCGTCGTCGCCAGACACCTGAGCTTTGTAGAATACTTGGGTTGTCACAGAACATGCCAG GTGTCATTGGAGTTTTGATTGAAAATGGGAGAACTATTGATGCAATTAATTTGGCTTATGCATTTGAGCTGACTGATCAGTTTGAACCAGTCGAATTACTGAAAGCTTATCTGAAGGAGGTCAAGAGTATGTCACATGTCAAGACCGGAAAGATGTCTCCGGGAGTACAG AATGAAATTAATGAACGCGAGTTGTCTGCCTTGAAAGCTGTTATCAAATGTATTGAGGAGCACAAACTTGATGAGAAATATCCTATCGACCCACTTCAGAGAAGAGTCATCCAGCTAGAGAAAGCCAAGGCAGACAAGAGGAGGGCTGTTGAAGCTGGAAAGCCACAGTCTAAGAGGCCTCGTGCCAACGGATCAGTATATGCGCCACATATTACTAGCTTTTCTGACAAAAGCTTCTACCAGGCCGCTGCGCCACAGAGGCATTCCTACCCTTACGAGAGGCAGTATGTATATGGTGCTGAGGCCCATCATCACCCAACAATGATAAGCTCAGCTCCCTATGGCATGTCACCTGCCCACACAACATACTATGGTAATGGCTATCAGGTTCAGTACCAGGTACCATATATCCACTGA